In Desulfosudis oleivorans Hxd3, the DNA window CCGAAAAAAAGAGCACTGCCGCAACCAGGGCAAACACCCGGCAAAAAGTACGCCGCCTGTTATTCGAACAGCCCCCTGAATCCATCAAACATCCTTTTAAACACGCCGGACCCCGCGTGGAGCCGGCATTTGGCCACCGGCTGGTTTTCCTCCAGAAAATATTCATCGTAGGGCGCCGGGCACCGGCCGGAGACCGCCAGTTCGCCACTGTCCCCGCATACCCTTCTTTTTACCACACCTGGCGGAATAGTAAACGGGGTGTTGGAAACATACCCGGGCATGGCGTTGACCAGGTCGGCAAAGATGGGCAGGGCCGCCCCGGACCCGGTGGAAAAGATCGAATCCCCGTTGTCAAACCCCACCCAGACCAGGGCCAGGAAATCGGGGGTATAGCCGACAAACCAGGCATCTTTGTAATCGTTGGTGGTGCCGGTTTTGCCGGCCAGGGAAAAATCGACACCCCTTTCTTTCAGGGATTTTGCGGTTCCGCCGGTCACCACGGATTCCAGCATGGAGGTGACAAGAAAGGCTTTTGCCGGAGAGAGCACCGCCTGGATATCCATGTGACGACGGACCAGCTGGTTGTCGTTTTCATCAATCACGTCCCGAACCGACAGGGGAAAGGGCAACACCCCGTCGGCGGCAAAGGCGCAATAGGCCCGGGCCAGTTCTAATGGGATCACCTCAAAGGCCCCCAGGGCGATAGAAGGATAGGGCTGCATCGGCGTTGAGAAGTTGAACCGGCTGATCTGTTTGACCGCCGTGTCCGGCCCGCCGCGCACCACCATGTCCACGGCGGCCCGGTTGCAGGAGAGCCGCAGCATGTCCCGCACCGAAATGGTGTCCCCCGGAATCTCGCCGAAGTTTTCCGGGGTCCAGTCCCGGCCGTTTATCAGGTAAGTGGTCTTCCGGTTGGCCAGCAGGTCCGAGGGTTTGAACAGGTCCAGCAGGGCCGCCGTGACAATGGGCTTGAAACAGCTTCCGGGCTGGCGGCGGGACTGGGTGATCCGGTTGAACTGGCTGGTTGCGTAGTCCCGGCCCCCCACCATGGCAAGAATGTTGCCGGTTCTCGGCTGCATCACCACCACGGCGCCCTGAAGCTTTTTTTCAGGATCATTCCTTCTGAGCGCCGGCAGGTCTGCTTCCAGCCGGGCAAGGCCGCTGGCAAGGGCCGTTTCCGCCGCGGACTGGACCTCGGGGTCCAGGGTGGTGTAGATGGAAAACCCCATGCTGGAAAGCGTGGTCTGGGGATAAAGGGCTTCCAGCTGGGCGGATACATAGTCCAGAAAATAGGGGGCCTGTCGCCGGTACTTTTCAAACCCCACGGTTTCAATGGGCCGGGCCGTTGCTTCGGCCAGCTGGTCTTCGGTGATCCAGCCGGATTCAAACATGGCTGCCAACACCTGGTTTCTCCGGTCCCTGCATCTGTCCGGGTGGGTGTAGGGCGAAAAAAGGTTGGGGCCCTTGATGATGCCGGCGATGATGGCCGATTCGGGCAGGGTCAGGTCCTCCACCGGTTTGCCGAAATAAAAGTCAGCGGCCCGGCCCACCCCGTTGATGGAGGCCGACCCCTTCTGGCCCAGGTAGATTTCGTTCAGGTAGATCTCAAGAATTTGATCCTTGCTGTATTTTATCTCCAGGGTCACGGCGATGAACAGCTCATGAAGCTTTCGCCTGAAGGTCCGCTCCGGCGTGAGAAAATAGTTCTTGGCCAGCTGCTGGGTCAGGGTGGAGCCGCCCTGGCGAATGCCGCCATGCTGAATGTTGGCGGCCACGGCCCGGAGAATACCGGCGGGGTCCACGCCGAAATGGGTATAGAACCGGTGATCTTCGGCGGCCAGCACCGCGTGGACCAGGTACTCGGGCACCTGGGAAATGGAAACCACCCGCCGCAGCTCCCGCTCTTTGCCGAAAAACTGCATGATCACTTCCGGTTCCAGTTCCACCAGGGGGAGGGCCTCGCCCGTGTCCATCCGGCGAATATTGTGAATGCGGCGGTTTTTGATCTCCAGGCGGGCCGGAAAGCCTTCCCGGATATTGCCCGGCAAATG includes these proteins:
- a CDS encoding PBP1A family penicillin-binding protein, producing MLSLLKKLILISGVLLVLATATAGGYCWYLSGHIEERFAGRKWDIPSTIYSDTTPLFPGKQIDLFAFEKKLKNLEYRKTTGRPEKPGTYRLVDTGVEIHFKDLHLPGNIREGFPARLEIKNRRIHNIRRMDTGEALPLVELEPEVIMQFFGKERELRRVVSISQVPEYLVHAVLAAEDHRFYTHFGVDPAGILRAVAANIQHGGIRQGGSTLTQQLAKNYFLTPERTFRRKLHELFIAVTLEIKYSKDQILEIYLNEIYLGQKGSASINGVGRAADFYFGKPVEDLTLPESAIIAGIIKGPNLFSPYTHPDRCRDRRNQVLAAMFESGWITEDQLAEATARPIETVGFEKYRRQAPYFLDYVSAQLEALYPQTTLSSMGFSIYTTLDPEVQSAAETALASGLARLEADLPALRRNDPEKKLQGAVVVMQPRTGNILAMVGGRDYATSQFNRITQSRRQPGSCFKPIVTAALLDLFKPSDLLANRKTTYLINGRDWTPENFGEIPGDTISVRDMLRLSCNRAAVDMVVRGGPDTAVKQISRFNFSTPMQPYPSIALGAFEVIPLELARAYCAFAADGVLPFPLSVRDVIDENDNQLVRRHMDIQAVLSPAKAFLVTSMLESVVTGGTAKSLKERGVDFSLAGKTGTTNDYKDAWFVGYTPDFLALVWVGFDNGDSIFSTGSGAALPIFADLVNAMPGYVSNTPFTIPPGVVKRRVCGDSGELAVSGRCPAPYDEYFLEENQPVAKCRLHAGSGVFKRMFDGFRGLFE